The Cyanobacteria bacterium QS_8_64_29 genome includes a window with the following:
- a CDS encoding NAD(P)H-quinone oxidoreductase yields the protein MVLASVYLSLAALYLFILPAATYSYLQARWYQTSGVERFFMFALVFLLFPGMLLLSPFLNYRPKRRHPAAPK from the coding sequence ATGGTTCTCGCTTCAGTCTACCTATCGCTGGCCGCGCTTTATCTATTCATCCTGCCGGCTGCCACCTACAGCTACCTGCAAGCGCGCTGGTATCAGACCAGTGGGGTCGAGCGCTTTTTCATGTTCGCCTTGGTCTTTTTGCTGTTTCCCGGCATGCTGCTGCTGAGCCCGTTTCTCAACTACCGCCCCAAGCGCCGCCATCCCGCCGCACCGAAATAG
- a CDS encoding DUF3007 domain-containing protein has protein sequence MRRIDAIGIALGALLAGGVAYGVLQWAGLDRFDAGIGSQVLLVGGLLGWLASYVLRVVGGNMTYHQQLRNHQDAVLEQQLAQMSDDEIAALQAEVERERGEGTRQ, from the coding sequence ATGCGGCGCATCGATGCCATCGGCATTGCTTTGGGCGCGTTATTAGCGGGCGGCGTTGCCTATGGGGTGCTGCAGTGGGCGGGCCTCGATCGCTTCGACGCCGGCATTGGGAGCCAGGTCCTGCTAGTGGGCGGATTGCTAGGCTGGCTGGCCAGCTACGTCCTGCGCGTCGTTGGGGGCAACATGACCTACCACCAGCAGCTGCGGAACCATCAGGATGCCGTCCTCGAGCAGCAACTGGCACAAATGAGCGACGATGAAATCGCCGCCCTACAAGCCGAAGTCGAGCGCGAGCGCGGCGAGGGGACTCGCCAGTAA
- a CDS encoding tryptophan synthase subunit alpha has translation MGAVSERLQALKREGQCALIPFITAGDPDLDTTVQALRALDRAGADVIEVGVPYVDSLADGPTIQEAANRALGRGTQLEDVLAAITSLRAELQAPLVLFAYFNPIYRCGIERFLDRIASAGASGLLVPDLPLEEAQRLLQPARERGIELTLLVAPTTPPDRLAVIAQQSQGFIYAVSVTGVTGARTELAHQVESTIAQLRAATDKPIGVGFGIAGPEQARQCKQWGADAAIVGSAFVRRLSDGSPEQGVAAVETFCRDLKHAIAP, from the coding sequence ATGGGAGCAGTCTCCGAGCGCTTGCAGGCCCTGAAGCGCGAGGGTCAGTGCGCGCTAATTCCGTTCATCACGGCCGGCGATCCCGACCTCGACACGACCGTGCAGGCGCTGCGCGCCCTCGATCGCGCCGGAGCCGATGTCATTGAGGTGGGCGTTCCCTACGTCGACTCCCTCGCCGATGGGCCCACCATCCAGGAAGCGGCCAACCGCGCGCTCGGGCGCGGCACTCAACTCGAGGATGTCCTAGCGGCGATCACCTCGCTCCGAGCGGAGCTGCAGGCCCCGCTGGTGCTGTTTGCTTACTTCAACCCCATCTATCGCTGCGGCATCGAGCGCTTCCTCGATCGCATCGCCAGTGCCGGTGCCAGCGGGTTGCTGGTCCCCGATCTGCCGCTCGAGGAGGCCCAGCGCCTGCTGCAGCCGGCCCGCGAGCGCGGCATCGAGCTAACGCTGCTGGTGGCCCCCACGACGCCACCGGATCGCCTCGCCGTGATCGCGCAGCAGTCCCAGGGCTTTATCTATGCCGTCAGCGTGACGGGCGTCACGGGCGCGCGCACCGAGCTGGCCCATCAAGTCGAATCGACGATCGCCCAACTGCGGGCCGCGACCGACAAGCCCATCGGCGTGGGCTTTGGCATCGCCGGGCCCGAGCAAGCGCGCCAGTGCAAGCAGTGGGGGGCCGATGCCGCGATTGTCGGTAGCGCCTTCGTGCGGCGCTTGAGTGACGGGTCGCCCGAGCAGGGGGTGGCGGCTGTTGAGACGTTTTGCCGCGATCTCAAGCACGCGATTGCGCCCTAG
- a CDS encoding ABC transporter ATP-binding protein has product MRRFLSRNRNAAVPSDAHAIEAQGIEVSFAAGRQRRPILKGIDLTVPQGTIQLLMGPSGSGKTTLLSVLAALLTPDAGSIRLLGQDITRLPKRQLAPIRRHRIGFVFQTFNLFPALTASENVELVLNLNGQHGQRARQQAQLLLDRVEMGPYANQKPAQLSNGQKQRVAIARALAGEPPIVMADEPTAALDSQSGRNVIELMCHLARQKGCTVLIVTHDPRILDAADRITYLEDGMLQPERAMARPSG; this is encoded by the coding sequence ATGCGCCGCTTTCTGTCCCGCAACCGCAATGCCGCTGTTCCTAGCGATGCCCATGCCATTGAGGCGCAAGGGATTGAGGTCTCGTTTGCCGCCGGCCGCCAGCGCCGCCCCATCCTCAAAGGCATCGACCTGACCGTCCCCCAGGGCACCATCCAGTTGCTCATGGGCCCTTCCGGTTCGGGCAAAACGACGCTGCTGTCGGTATTGGCCGCTTTGCTGACACCGGATGCTGGTAGCATTCGCTTGCTGGGCCAAGACATCACGCGCCTCCCCAAGCGCCAGCTCGCGCCCATTCGGCGCCATCGCATTGGCTTTGTCTTTCAGACGTTCAATCTGTTCCCGGCCTTAACGGCATCAGAAAACGTTGAGCTCGTCCTCAACTTAAACGGGCAGCACGGCCAGCGCGCGCGCCAGCAGGCCCAGCTGCTGCTTGATCGCGTCGAGATGGGGCCTTACGCCAACCAAAAGCCCGCCCAGCTCTCCAATGGCCAAAAGCAGCGCGTGGCGATCGCGCGCGCCTTGGCCGGGGAGCCGCCCATTGTCATGGCAGACGAGCCCACGGCTGCCCTCGATTCGCAAAGCGGCCGCAACGTTATCGAGCTGATGTGCCATCTGGCCCGGCAGAAGGGCTGTACGGTTTTGATCGTCACTCACGATCCCCGCATTCTGGATGCCGCCGATCGCATTACCTACCTCGAGGACGGCATGCTCCAGCCCGAGCGGGCAATGGCCCGGCCGAGCGGTTGA
- a CDS encoding transposase gives MATRRVTFRLYPRKSTERKLHYARKAHCELYNAALSHRKTQYKRLGVSIGYLDQQNSLPEFKAALPEYAQFGSHTLQATLKRVDFAFQRFFKGLARYPKFKPKRTYRGWAYPDAAGWQARTDGKHGHLELRDLGLNIRMRGQARTWGKPTTCTIFWNGRNWYASITVRCAPTRETGRGSVGLDFGCKTAIVPSQGEPIEAPQFQAEVEEKRLYRGLRRKRRPNKRQGIQASRRWKKQQARIRKVRRKVARQRHDWSHQVAAQIVRRNSLVATERLNVQGMTRKGKGKGKRPKARLNRSMLDVGIGMTRDRIRYKVEEAGGVYLEASTQQLKPTQRCASCWELTPKALDERTHCCQSCGHLEGRDRNAAQVMLAWARGAGRASSDAELPSATPCGSMAQLGAKKRRKPLAQRSG, from the coding sequence ATGGCGACCCGCCGAGTTACTTTCAGGCTCTATCCCAGAAAGTCAACGGAGCGGAAGCTCCATTACGCCAGAAAGGCCCACTGCGAGCTGTACAATGCTGCCCTTTCCCATCGAAAGACTCAGTACAAGCGCTTGGGCGTATCCATTGGTTACCTAGACCAGCAAAATAGCCTCCCCGAGTTCAAAGCAGCCCTACCCGAGTACGCACAGTTTGGCAGCCATACCCTACAAGCAACGCTCAAGCGAGTTGACTTTGCCTTTCAGCGCTTCTTTAAAGGGCTAGCCAGGTATCCCAAGTTTAAGCCCAAGCGGACGTATCGGGGATGGGCCTATCCCGATGCTGCTGGGTGGCAAGCTCGCACGGACGGAAAACACGGCCACCTTGAGCTGAGAGACTTGGGCCTCAACATCCGAATGCGAGGGCAAGCAAGAACGTGGGGCAAGCCCACCACTTGCACTATCTTCTGGAACGGCCGGAACTGGTACGCCTCCATTACCGTGCGGTGCGCGCCTACCCGAGAGACTGGGCGGGGGTCCGTCGGCCTGGACTTCGGCTGCAAGACGGCCATCGTGCCATCTCAGGGCGAGCCCATCGAGGCACCCCAGTTCCAAGCCGAAGTCGAGGAAAAGCGCCTCTACCGGGGGCTTCGCCGCAAGCGCAGGCCCAACAAGCGGCAAGGGATTCAGGCTTCCCGCCGCTGGAAAAAGCAACAGGCCCGCATTCGGAAGGTGCGCCGCAAGGTTGCCCGCCAGCGCCATGACTGGAGCCATCAGGTAGCGGCACAGATCGTCCGCCGTAACAGCCTGGTCGCTACTGAGCGGCTCAACGTGCAGGGCATGACGCGCAAAGGCAAGGGGAAAGGGAAACGCCCGAAGGCGCGCCTCAACCGCTCGATGCTCGATGTCGGTATCGGCATGACCCGAGACCGCATCCGGTACAAGGTTGAGGAGGCTGGCGGCGTTTACCTGGAGGCTTCCACCCAGCAGCTCAAGCCTACCCAGCGTTGCGCCAGTTGCTGGGAACTGACGCCTAAGGCCCTCGACGAACGCACGCATTGCTGCCAGTCGTGCGGTCACCTTGAGGGTCGGGATCGCAATGCCGCCCAGGTCATGTTGGCTTGGGCACGGGGTGCGGGACGTGCCTCGTCAGACGCTGAGCTGCCTAGCGCTACGCCATGCGGAAGCATGGCGCAACTGGGGGCGAAGAAGCGTCGGAAACCGCTAGCTCAGCGAAGCGGCTAG
- a CDS encoding IS200/IS605 family transposase gives MDARKGSHSVFNVQLHFVFVTHYRRKAITAPMMERIRSMSWQVCRKMACDLLEFSGETDHVHLLIDFHPRNAISAVAGALKASTSRALKKEFPDEVAKYYRGVSFWSRAYYVASVGGAPVETLKDYIKSQDAPKS, from the coding sequence ATGGACGCAAGAAAAGGCTCTCATAGCGTCTTTAACGTGCAACTGCACTTTGTCTTTGTGACCCATTACCGACGTAAGGCGATAACGGCCCCAATGATGGAACGAATCCGCTCGATGTCTTGGCAGGTATGCCGAAAGATGGCGTGCGACTTGTTGGAGTTTTCGGGGGAGACTGACCACGTCCATTTGTTAATAGACTTCCATCCCAGGAACGCTATCTCAGCGGTGGCAGGCGCTTTAAAAGCATCTACCAGTCGTGCCTTAAAGAAGGAGTTTCCTGACGAAGTAGCAAAATACTATCGAGGTGTCTCTTTCTGGTCGAGGGCCTACTACGTCGCCTCGGTAGGTGGTGCTCCCGTTGAGACGTTAAAAGACTACATCAAATCTCAGGATGCTCCCAAGAGCTAG
- a CDS encoding peptidase M28 yields MRDWLDAHLQNLVRERDPFFHTQGHFYVREYVRLTLQQWGTVAAHAFSVQGRTYQNLILNLPAATEPPVGPPLLVGAHYDAVPGTPGADDNASGVAALLALARAIAAAPLRYPVRLVAFDMEEAGLLGSTAYVQQLKREQQPLRLMLSLEMLGYCDSNPNSQHYPANLGLFYPDRGDYIGFVGNWSALGDLRCLSRNMRASGTPAEWLPVPNRGNWIPEVRLSDHAPFWDAGYSAVMVTDTAFMRNPHYHQPSDHHETLDLDFLAGVCRGLEAGLRQL; encoded by the coding sequence ATGCGCGATTGGCTCGATGCGCACCTGCAAAACCTAGTCCGCGAGCGCGACCCGTTTTTCCACACCCAGGGGCATTTTTACGTGCGGGAGTACGTACGCCTCACCTTGCAGCAGTGGGGCACGGTTGCCGCGCACGCGTTCTCGGTGCAAGGCCGCACCTACCAAAACTTGATCTTGAACCTGCCGGCCGCAACCGAACCGCCGGTGGGACCGCCCCTTTTGGTCGGAGCACACTACGACGCGGTGCCCGGTACGCCCGGCGCGGACGACAATGCCTCCGGTGTCGCAGCCTTGCTCGCCCTGGCGCGCGCGATCGCGGCCGCGCCGCTGCGCTATCCCGTGCGCTTGGTGGCCTTTGATATGGAAGAAGCCGGCTTGCTGGGCAGCACCGCTTACGTCCAGCAGCTAAAGCGCGAGCAGCAACCGCTGCGGTTGATGCTGTCGCTGGAGATGTTGGGCTACTGCGATTCCAACCCCAACTCGCAGCACTATCCTGCCAACCTGGGCCTGTTTTATCCCGATCGCGGCGACTACATCGGCTTTGTTGGTAATTGGTCCGCCCTAGGCGATCTGCGCTGCCTGAGCCGCAACATGCGCGCCTCGGGTACGCCAGCCGAGTGGCTGCCAGTGCCCAACCGCGGCAACTGGATCCCCGAGGTTCGCCTCAGCGACCATGCCCCGTTCTGGGATGCCGGTTACAGCGCCGTAATGGTCACCGACACCGCATTCATGCGCAATCCGCACTACCACCAGCCCAGCGATCACCACGAGACGCTCGACCTCGACTTTTTGGCTGGGGTCTGCCGCGGTTTGGAGGCGGGGTTGCGCCAGCTTTGA
- a CDS encoding DUF3593 domain-containing protein, producing the protein MLDAQTLFGVSLFPYLAFLGFVARAQQLPRLALAGFYGLLAFVLATIPAGLYAQAAYGRSLANIDWLHGSAELLLTLSNLLVALGFRQAISKRRQS; encoded by the coding sequence ATGCTCGATGCGCAAACGCTTTTTGGGGTTTCGCTGTTTCCCTACTTGGCCTTTTTGGGGTTTGTCGCGCGCGCCCAGCAGCTACCGCGCTTGGCCCTGGCAGGCTTTTACGGACTGTTGGCGTTCGTGCTCGCCACCATTCCGGCCGGTCTCTACGCCCAAGCGGCCTACGGGCGATCGCTAGCCAATATTGACTGGTTGCACGGCAGCGCCGAGTTGTTGCTGACGCTGTCAAACTTGCTAGTGGCCTTGGGGTTCCGCCAGGCAATCTCGAAGCGCCGGCAGTCCTAG
- the csaB gene encoding polysaccharide pyruvyl transferase CsaB, with amino-acid sequence MSQQRALLCGYYGCGNAGDEALLAALLQMLPAGISPIALSGNPAQTSDHFGIASYPGRSAGSVLRALRSSDWFIWGGGSLMQDATSWRNPLYYGGLMALAQQQGLGTIAWAQGIGPLRQPLTRWVARRALAGCDAISVRDSASAQWLEQWGLPARLAPDPVWALEAPTVAEAAALPVPWVAVTLRAHPQLTQRRLATLAAALQQFQHATQAYLAFIPFQPERDCAIAQAAAAELDGPYSILTLSDPVAFKGAFCGSEMAISMRFHGLIAAAAAGCRCFAIGYDPKVRQLQQDLGLPGWSLAQLPADADAIARAWIAHYREGRPLPPAQRQALRDRARQHQALLAAALQLSGRQ; translated from the coding sequence ATGTCCCAACAGCGCGCCCTCCTGTGCGGGTATTACGGCTGCGGCAATGCTGGCGATGAAGCCCTGCTGGCCGCCTTGCTGCAGATGTTGCCTGCCGGTATTAGCCCCATTGCCCTCTCGGGTAATCCCGCTCAAACGAGCGATCACTTTGGCATTGCCAGTTACCCAGGCCGCTCGGCGGGATCCGTCCTGCGCGCGTTGCGCAGCTCGGACTGGTTTATTTGGGGCGGCGGCAGTCTGATGCAAGATGCCACCAGCTGGCGCAACCCGCTCTATTATGGCGGGCTCATGGCGCTGGCCCAGCAGCAAGGATTGGGGACGATCGCGTGGGCGCAGGGGATCGGGCCGCTGCGGCAGCCGCTAACGCGCTGGGTGGCCCGGCGCGCGCTGGCAGGCTGCGATGCCATCAGCGTCCGCGATTCCGCCTCAGCCCAATGGCTCGAGCAGTGGGGGCTTCCAGCCCGTTTGGCTCCCGATCCGGTCTGGGCGCTGGAAGCCCCGACGGTTGCCGAAGCAGCAGCGCTGCCAGTGCCCTGGGTGGCGGTAACGTTGCGCGCCCATCCACAACTGACCCAGCGTCGCCTGGCCACCCTAGCCGCTGCTTTGCAGCAGTTCCAGCACGCCACGCAGGCGTATCTGGCGTTCATTCCCTTCCAACCCGAGCGCGACTGCGCGATCGCGCAAGCGGCTGCTGCCGAGCTGGATGGCCCCTACAGCATCCTGACGCTCTCCGATCCGGTGGCGTTCAAAGGAGCCTTTTGCGGCAGCGAGATGGCCATCAGCATGCGCTTTCACGGCTTGATTGCGGCGGCGGCTGCCGGCTGCCGTTGCTTTGCCATTGGCTACGACCCCAAGGTGAGGCAACTCCAACAGGATCTGGGCTTGCCCGGGTGGTCGCTAGCGCAGCTCCCCGCCGACGCCGATGCCATTGCCCGAGCCTGGATCGCCCACTACCGGGAAGGCCGTCCGCTACCGCCAGCGCAACGGCAGGCGTTGCGCGATCGCGCCCGGCAGCATCAGGCGCTGCTAGCCGCTGCCCTGCAACTGTCAGGCCGCCAGTAA
- a CDS encoding flavin-dependent dehydrogenase: MEQLLYLEIPTPDTATVRQWLQQQWQPPRGTKSLTPDGIRLQWAGRVSELSAFVWSLQRTSYLKLFRWGRDHLPGEGAIRAQLERACSERFPPRHPELPAIEGSPSNIFEALAPHYPQTVHFFRQMPNGERDLERVYWWERRWRARVRQPEPPQQAITHRPQPEASEPPPPYDLIYVGGALGVIHAAIMARLGYRVFLVERLPFGRMNREWNISRGELQSLIDLGLFDADELEAAIAREYEDGFSKFFDGNVPPALQAQVLRTPNVLNVALDAEKLLRQCGDKLRQAGGEIWDETDFLQAEVGADRVAVQLQHRPTQARHQASGRLLVDAMGSASPIAWQLNGGRAFDSVCPTVGAVIAEGIDATVWDSRYGDVLNSHGDISRGRQLIWELFPGAGSELAVYLFHYHQPHSDNPGSLLALYEDFFTILPEYRRCDPEALRWKKPTFGYIPGHFSTSGRDRQVACDRVLALGDAASLQSPLVFTGFGSLVRNLPRLTALLDTALRHELLEARHLNRIRAYQVNVAVTWLFSKGMMVPTGARLPPARINAMLNTFFGLLAREPPGVADAFIKDRADWATFNRLALKAAFRNPALLRWIWEQAGARDLRRWLGSYLNFTREAAVGWFVRLWLPRWLRRNRAWLERRSPGLWLRLLSWGYAVTTGLGHPQRLVEPPRPSGRNAQRAE; encoded by the coding sequence TGTTTGGTCGCTGCAGCGAACGAGCTACCTCAAGCTGTTCCGTTGGGGGCGCGATCACCTGCCCGGCGAGGGCGCAATCCGGGCGCAGCTGGAGCGGGCCTGCAGCGAGCGCTTTCCGCCCCGCCACCCGGAGCTGCCCGCTATTGAAGGCTCGCCGTCGAACATCTTTGAGGCGCTAGCGCCCCACTACCCCCAAACCGTGCATTTTTTCCGCCAAATGCCCAACGGCGAGCGCGATCTCGAGCGCGTCTACTGGTGGGAGCGGCGCTGGCGCGCGCGCGTCCGCCAGCCCGAGCCTCCCCAACAGGCCATCACCCACCGCCCCCAACCCGAGGCGAGCGAGCCGCCGCCTCCCTACGACCTCATCTACGTAGGTGGGGCCCTAGGCGTCATTCACGCCGCCATCATGGCTCGGTTGGGCTATCGCGTTTTTCTGGTGGAGCGGTTACCGTTCGGGCGCATGAACCGGGAGTGGAATATCTCGCGCGGTGAGCTCCAGAGCCTGATCGATTTGGGGTTGTTCGATGCGGACGAGCTCGAGGCGGCGATCGCGCGGGAGTACGAAGACGGCTTTAGCAAGTTTTTTGACGGCAACGTGCCCCCTGCGCTCCAGGCCCAGGTGCTGCGGACTCCCAACGTGCTCAACGTCGCGCTCGATGCCGAGAAACTGCTGCGCCAATGCGGCGACAAGCTGCGCCAGGCAGGCGGCGAGATTTGGGACGAGACGGACTTTTTGCAGGCGGAGGTGGGCGCCGATCGGGTCGCAGTCCAGCTGCAGCATCGGCCCACTCAGGCACGCCACCAGGCCAGCGGGCGCCTGTTGGTGGATGCCATGGGGAGTGCTTCGCCCATTGCCTGGCAGCTCAACGGCGGGCGGGCGTTCGATAGCGTTTGCCCCACCGTTGGCGCGGTCATTGCCGAGGGCATTGATGCCACGGTCTGGGACTCGCGCTACGGCGATGTCTTGAACTCCCACGGCGACATCTCGCGCGGGCGGCAGCTCATTTGGGAGCTGTTCCCGGGCGCCGGTAGCGAGCTGGCGGTCTATCTGTTCCACTACCACCAACCCCACTCTGATAACCCAGGCTCGCTGCTGGCCCTATACGAGGATTTTTTCACCATCCTGCCCGAGTACCGCCGCTGCGATCCGGAGGCGCTGCGCTGGAAAAAGCCCACCTTTGGCTACATTCCCGGGCACTTCAGCACCAGCGGCCGCGACCGGCAAGTGGCTTGCGATCGGGTGCTGGCGCTGGGGGATGCCGCCTCGCTGCAATCGCCGCTGGTCTTTACTGGGTTCGGCTCGCTGGTGCGCAACCTACCCCGCCTGACAGCCCTGCTCGATACCGCCCTGCGGCACGAGCTGCTCGAGGCACGGCATTTAAACCGCATCCGCGCCTACCAAGTCAATGTGGCCGTCACCTGGCTGTTTTCCAAAGGCATGATGGTGCCCACCGGCGCCCGCTTGCCGCCGGCGCGGATCAACGCCATGCTCAACACCTTTTTCGGCTTGCTCGCCCGCGAGCCGCCGGGGGTGGCCGATGCTTTCATCAAGGACCGCGCCGACTGGGCAACCTTCAATCGCCTCGCGCTCAAGGCGGCATTCCGCAATCCCGCGCTGCTGCGCTGGATCTGGGAGCAGGCCGGCGCGCGCGATCTGCGGCGTTGGTTGGGCAGCTACCTCAACTTTACGCGCGAGGCGGCTGTGGGCTGGTTCGTGCGCTTGTGGTTGCCGCGTTGGCTTCGCCGCAACCGAGCGTGGTTGGAGCGTCGCTCTCCGGGACTCTGGCTGCGGCTGCTGAGCTGGGGCTATGCCGTCACCACGGGATTGGGCCACCCCCAGCGGCTGGTGGAGCCGCCCCGCCCTAGCGGGCGCAACGCTCAGCGAGCGGAGTGA